One genomic window of Numida meleagris isolate 19003 breed g44 Domestic line chromosome 1, NumMel1.0, whole genome shotgun sequence includes the following:
- the SEPT10 gene encoding septin-10 isoform X4, with the protein MEGSVAALRLASPPSVSPGAMAGARQPQNDGLRSLPLSGHVGFDTLPDQLVNKSIKQGFCFNILCIGETGSGKSTLINSLFNTSIDDPMSTHFHPNVRLKAQRYELHESNVRLKLTVVSTVGFGDQLNKEDSYQPIVNYIDAQFEAYLQEELKIKRSVFNYHDTRIHVCLYIISPTGHSLKTLDLLTMKSLDSKVNIIPIIGKADSISKTELQQFKRKLITELVSNGVQIYQFPTDDEAISQINTIMNGHLPFAVVGSTEEVKIGNKMVKARQYPWGIVQVENENHCDFVKLREMLICTNMEDLIEQTHACHYELYRRCRLQEMGFRDNDPENKPVRKENSVS; encoded by the exons cagAATGATGGCCTTCGATCCTTACCCTTGTCTGGCCATGTTGGTTTTGATACTTTACCTGATCAGCTGGTTAACAAATCCATCAAGCAGGGCTTCTGCTTCAACATTCTTTGTATTG GGGAAACTGGATCTGGGAAATCTACCTTAATAAACAGTCTGTTTAACACCAGTATTGATGACCCCATGTCAACTCATTTTCACCCAAATGTAAGACTTAAAGCTCAGAGATATGAACTCCACGAAAGCAATGTTCGTTTGAAACTGACCGTTGTGAGTACCGTGGGATTTGGTGACCAGTTAAACAAAGAAGATAG ctaCCAGCCAATAGTGAATTACATAGATGCACAATTTGAAGCCTATCTCcaagaagaactgaaaattaaacGTTCAGTATTTAACTACCATGATACTCGCATCCACGTGTGCCTCTACATCATTTCACCTACAGGCCATTCCCTAAAGACTCTAGATTTGTTAACCATGAAAAGTCTAGACAGCAAG GTGAACATTATACCAATTATAGGCAAAGCAGACAGCATTTCTAAAACAGAACTACAGCAGTTCAAGAGGAAACTCATTACTGAATTAGTTAGTAATGGTGTTCAGATATACCAGTTTCCAACTGATGATGAAGCCATTTCTCAAATTAATACCATCATGAAT GGGCATTTACCGTTTGCTGTAGTGGGAAGTACAGAAGAGGTGaaaattggaaacaaaatggTGAAAGCTCGTCAGTACCCTTGGGGCATTGTACAAG TGGAAAATGAGAACCACTGTGACTTTGTGAAGCTCCGTGAGATGCTCATTTGCACAAATATGGAAGATTTAATAGAGCAAACTCATGCATGCCATTATGAGCTGTACAGACGCTGCAGACTGCAGGAGATGGGCTTCAGAGACAATGACCCTGAGAACAAGCCAGTAAG GAAGGAAAACAGCGTATCTTAA
- the SEPT10 gene encoding septin-10 isoform X1 produces MEGSVAALRLASPPSVSPGAMAGARQPQNDGLRSLPLSGHVGFDTLPDQLVNKSIKQGFCFNILCIGETGSGKSTLINSLFNTSIDDPMSTHFHPNVRLKAQRYELHESNVRLKLTVVSTVGFGDQLNKEDSYQPIVNYIDAQFEAYLQEELKIKRSVFNYHDTRIHVCLYIISPTGHSLKTLDLLTMKSLDSKVNIIPIIGKADSISKTELQQFKRKLITELVSNGVQIYQFPTDDEAISQINTIMNGHLPFAVVGSTEEVKIGNKMVKARQYPWGIVQVENENHCDFVKLREMLICTNMEDLIEQTHACHYELYRRCRLQEMGFRDNDPENKPVSLQEAYEAKRREFYFELQRKEEEMRQKFVQRVKEKEAVLKEAEQQIQANFEHLMLMHQEEKLKLEKKRKALEDEIALFNMKKANAELLQTQPMVSTPLSLKRDKDRKNSSFT; encoded by the exons cagAATGATGGCCTTCGATCCTTACCCTTGTCTGGCCATGTTGGTTTTGATACTTTACCTGATCAGCTGGTTAACAAATCCATCAAGCAGGGCTTCTGCTTCAACATTCTTTGTATTG GGGAAACTGGATCTGGGAAATCTACCTTAATAAACAGTCTGTTTAACACCAGTATTGATGACCCCATGTCAACTCATTTTCACCCAAATGTAAGACTTAAAGCTCAGAGATATGAACTCCACGAAAGCAATGTTCGTTTGAAACTGACCGTTGTGAGTACCGTGGGATTTGGTGACCAGTTAAACAAAGAAGATAG ctaCCAGCCAATAGTGAATTACATAGATGCACAATTTGAAGCCTATCTCcaagaagaactgaaaattaaacGTTCAGTATTTAACTACCATGATACTCGCATCCACGTGTGCCTCTACATCATTTCACCTACAGGCCATTCCCTAAAGACTCTAGATTTGTTAACCATGAAAAGTCTAGACAGCAAG GTGAACATTATACCAATTATAGGCAAAGCAGACAGCATTTCTAAAACAGAACTACAGCAGTTCAAGAGGAAACTCATTACTGAATTAGTTAGTAATGGTGTTCAGATATACCAGTTTCCAACTGATGATGAAGCCATTTCTCAAATTAATACCATCATGAAT GGGCATTTACCGTTTGCTGTAGTGGGAAGTACAGAAGAGGTGaaaattggaaacaaaatggTGAAAGCTCGTCAGTACCCTTGGGGCATTGTACAAG TGGAAAATGAGAACCACTGTGACTTTGTGAAGCTCCGTGAGATGCTCATTTGCACAAATATGGAAGATTTAATAGAGCAAACTCATGCATGCCATTATGAGCTGTACAGACGCTGCAGACTGCAGGAGATGGGCTTCAGAGACAATGACCCTGAGAACAAGCCAGTAAG TCTACAGGAAGCCTACGAGGCAAAGAGGCGTGAGTTCTACTTtgagctgcaaagaaaagaggaggagatgAGGCAGAAGTTTGTGCAGAgagtgaaggagaaagaagcagtaCTAAAAGAAGCAGAGCAACAA ATTCAGGCTAATTTTGAACATCTTATGCTAATGCATCaggaagagaagctgaaattagagaagaagagaaaagctctAGAAGATGAAATTGCACTGTTTAACATGAAGAAAGCTAACGCTGAATTACTCCAAACACAGCCAATGGTCTCTACTCCTCTTAGCTTGAAGAGAGACAAGGACCGCAAAAA ttccaGCTTTACATAA
- the SEPT10 gene encoding septin-10 isoform X2, which translates to MEVPELLAVRTPLPAALCTQNDGLRSLPLSGHVGFDTLPDQLVNKSIKQGFCFNILCIGETGSGKSTLINSLFNTSIDDPMSTHFHPNVRLKAQRYELHESNVRLKLTVVSTVGFGDQLNKEDSYQPIVNYIDAQFEAYLQEELKIKRSVFNYHDTRIHVCLYIISPTGHSLKTLDLLTMKSLDSKVNIIPIIGKADSISKTELQQFKRKLITELVSNGVQIYQFPTDDEAISQINTIMNGHLPFAVVGSTEEVKIGNKMVKARQYPWGIVQVENENHCDFVKLREMLICTNMEDLIEQTHACHYELYRRCRLQEMGFRDNDPENKPVSLQEAYEAKRREFYFELQRKEEEMRQKFVQRVKEKEAVLKEAEQQIQANFEHLMLMHQEEKLKLEKKRKALEDEIALFNMKKANAELLQTQPMVSTPLSLKRDKDRKNSSFT; encoded by the exons atGGAAGTTCCGGAGTTACTGGCTGTGAGAactcctctgcctgctgccctaTGTACA cagAATGATGGCCTTCGATCCTTACCCTTGTCTGGCCATGTTGGTTTTGATACTTTACCTGATCAGCTGGTTAACAAATCCATCAAGCAGGGCTTCTGCTTCAACATTCTTTGTATTG GGGAAACTGGATCTGGGAAATCTACCTTAATAAACAGTCTGTTTAACACCAGTATTGATGACCCCATGTCAACTCATTTTCACCCAAATGTAAGACTTAAAGCTCAGAGATATGAACTCCACGAAAGCAATGTTCGTTTGAAACTGACCGTTGTGAGTACCGTGGGATTTGGTGACCAGTTAAACAAAGAAGATAG ctaCCAGCCAATAGTGAATTACATAGATGCACAATTTGAAGCCTATCTCcaagaagaactgaaaattaaacGTTCAGTATTTAACTACCATGATACTCGCATCCACGTGTGCCTCTACATCATTTCACCTACAGGCCATTCCCTAAAGACTCTAGATTTGTTAACCATGAAAAGTCTAGACAGCAAG GTGAACATTATACCAATTATAGGCAAAGCAGACAGCATTTCTAAAACAGAACTACAGCAGTTCAAGAGGAAACTCATTACTGAATTAGTTAGTAATGGTGTTCAGATATACCAGTTTCCAACTGATGATGAAGCCATTTCTCAAATTAATACCATCATGAAT GGGCATTTACCGTTTGCTGTAGTGGGAAGTACAGAAGAGGTGaaaattggaaacaaaatggTGAAAGCTCGTCAGTACCCTTGGGGCATTGTACAAG TGGAAAATGAGAACCACTGTGACTTTGTGAAGCTCCGTGAGATGCTCATTTGCACAAATATGGAAGATTTAATAGAGCAAACTCATGCATGCCATTATGAGCTGTACAGACGCTGCAGACTGCAGGAGATGGGCTTCAGAGACAATGACCCTGAGAACAAGCCAGTAAG TCTACAGGAAGCCTACGAGGCAAAGAGGCGTGAGTTCTACTTtgagctgcaaagaaaagaggaggagatgAGGCAGAAGTTTGTGCAGAgagtgaaggagaaagaagcagtaCTAAAAGAAGCAGAGCAACAA ATTCAGGCTAATTTTGAACATCTTATGCTAATGCATCaggaagagaagctgaaattagagaagaagagaaaagctctAGAAGATGAAATTGCACTGTTTAACATGAAGAAAGCTAACGCTGAATTACTCCAAACACAGCCAATGGTCTCTACTCCTCTTAGCTTGAAGAGAGACAAGGACCGCAAAAA ttccaGCTTTACATAA
- the SEPT10 gene encoding septin-10 isoform X3, giving the protein MEGSVAALRLASPPSVSPGAMAGARQPQNDGLRSLPLSGHVGFDTLPDQLVNKSIKQGFCFNILCIGETGSGKSTLINSLFNTSIDDPMSTHFHPNVRLKAQRYELHESNVRLKLTVVSTVGFGDQLNKEDSYQPIVNYIDAQFEAYLQEELKIKRSVFNYHDTRIHVCLYIISPTGHSLKTLDLLTMKSLDSKGHLPFAVVGSTEEVKIGNKMVKARQYPWGIVQVENENHCDFVKLREMLICTNMEDLIEQTHACHYELYRRCRLQEMGFRDNDPENKPVSLQEAYEAKRREFYFELQRKEEEMRQKFVQRVKEKEAVLKEAEQQIQANFEHLMLMHQEEKLKLEKKRKALEDEIALFNMKKANAELLQTQPMVSTPLSLKRDKDRKNSSFT; this is encoded by the exons cagAATGATGGCCTTCGATCCTTACCCTTGTCTGGCCATGTTGGTTTTGATACTTTACCTGATCAGCTGGTTAACAAATCCATCAAGCAGGGCTTCTGCTTCAACATTCTTTGTATTG GGGAAACTGGATCTGGGAAATCTACCTTAATAAACAGTCTGTTTAACACCAGTATTGATGACCCCATGTCAACTCATTTTCACCCAAATGTAAGACTTAAAGCTCAGAGATATGAACTCCACGAAAGCAATGTTCGTTTGAAACTGACCGTTGTGAGTACCGTGGGATTTGGTGACCAGTTAAACAAAGAAGATAG ctaCCAGCCAATAGTGAATTACATAGATGCACAATTTGAAGCCTATCTCcaagaagaactgaaaattaaacGTTCAGTATTTAACTACCATGATACTCGCATCCACGTGTGCCTCTACATCATTTCACCTACAGGCCATTCCCTAAAGACTCTAGATTTGTTAACCATGAAAAGTCTAGACAGCAAG GGGCATTTACCGTTTGCTGTAGTGGGAAGTACAGAAGAGGTGaaaattggaaacaaaatggTGAAAGCTCGTCAGTACCCTTGGGGCATTGTACAAG TGGAAAATGAGAACCACTGTGACTTTGTGAAGCTCCGTGAGATGCTCATTTGCACAAATATGGAAGATTTAATAGAGCAAACTCATGCATGCCATTATGAGCTGTACAGACGCTGCAGACTGCAGGAGATGGGCTTCAGAGACAATGACCCTGAGAACAAGCCAGTAAG TCTACAGGAAGCCTACGAGGCAAAGAGGCGTGAGTTCTACTTtgagctgcaaagaaaagaggaggagatgAGGCAGAAGTTTGTGCAGAgagtgaaggagaaagaagcagtaCTAAAAGAAGCAGAGCAACAA ATTCAGGCTAATTTTGAACATCTTATGCTAATGCATCaggaagagaagctgaaattagagaagaagagaaaagctctAGAAGATGAAATTGCACTGTTTAACATGAAGAAAGCTAACGCTGAATTACTCCAAACACAGCCAATGGTCTCTACTCCTCTTAGCTTGAAGAGAGACAAGGACCGCAAAAA ttccaGCTTTACATAA